One window of Candidatus Eremiobacterota bacterium genomic DNA carries:
- a CDS encoding SDR family NAD(P)-dependent oxidoreductase — MKTLEGKVALVTGAGRGLGRAVASKLSSCGARLVIWSLDPGRLESLSGELKAAGGEVFAESVDISEAARVSQAMDRALEAMGSLDILVNCAAVSLISDFLETTPEQFDHVFSVNIRGAFFVTQAAARAMVARKTKGSIVNISSVSGKTGASLGSVYSASKASLIVLTQALAKELASHGIRVNAVCPGAMDTDMFQKGTVAILAKRFNTAPENIIKSVVNSIPQRRIIDPGEVAEVIAFLVSDGAGAVTGQSINVDCGFEVH; from the coding sequence ATGAAGACCCTGGAAGGGAAAGTGGCCCTGGTGACCGGTGCAGGAAGAGGCCTTGGAAGGGCGGTGGCATCAAAGCTCTCATCCTGCGGTGCCCGTCTGGTGATATGGTCCCTTGATCCCGGGAGGCTGGAAAGCCTCTCGGGCGAGCTGAAAGCAGCCGGTGGAGAAGTCTTTGCAGAGTCCGTGGACATAAGCGAAGCAGCGAGAGTCTCTCAGGCAATGGACCGTGCCCTCGAGGCGATGGGAAGTCTTGATATCCTTGTGAACTGCGCCGCCGTCTCCCTTATAAGCGATTTTCTTGAGACCACGCCGGAGCAGTTTGACCATGTCTTTTCCGTGAACATCCGCGGAGCCTTTTTTGTCACCCAGGCAGCAGCCCGGGCCATGGTGGCCCGGAAAACCAAGGGCTCCATCGTGAATATTTCAAGCGTCTCCGGAAAGACGGGGGCATCCCTCGGGAGCGTCTATTCGGCCTCAAAGGCCTCGCTCATAGTGCTCACCCAGGCCCTGGCCAAGGAGCTTGCCTCCCATGGCATCAGGGTGAATGCCGTCTGCCCCGGGGCCATGGATACCGACATGTTTCAGAAGGGCACCGTGGCCATCCTGGCGAAGCGCTTCAACACCGCTCCCGAGAATATTATCAAGAGCGTGGTGAATTCCATTCCGCAGAGGCGGATCATCGATCCCGGCGAGGTTGCCGAGGTGATAGCCTTTCTTGTTTCAGACGGGGCGGGGGCAGTCACGGGGCAGTCCATCAATGTGGACTGCGGCTTTGAGGTCCACTAG
- a CDS encoding phospholipase D-like domain-containing protein — translation MTIDGMNFQVPQNISTGFQSPVPADLAATKKKKPKEETPKDSAEISGTPESKPQDIKDTGPTPEIIVMREKGLETLIETINDAKKSIDVHIYIITANTPKLMDAFKDALKRGVKVRLMVEDDPFYWAEFKSNPSEKAVKELVEAGAEYKPDNPVFSKNRVTHEKSMVFDGKKALILTGNLGSTTFDKNLDLGAIVINNPKVVDQVQTIFNSDWERVPLPEMEDVNLVISPDNAREKLEGLIGGAKKSIHVLQQGFSDKDIIALLGKKLKEGVETELTLTDPGVAQYNMQSGAYLALRGAKVKFLTSPYIHAKAIAVDSDEKGEGNKTYVGSQNFSFSAISKNRELGYIFSDKGGQLDAIIDRYGAKGFDIPSKMIVSDNGVIGQSMNAAIRTAEESITVETNLFSDKQVRTGLCKAAENGVKVRVMMPQNPFPWDPNCKFNIESAEELKKAGVEVQWSDDTYKSMQGTCMVVDGKEAIMFPDNISGSAFRNNVNYGVIDINEKEVADIQAQLDADWGGKGKKKTDTAEAGAATPTSELVSSPGNARSQLTNLLKSATSGILIETKEVSDAEVAKILKEKAGQGIPVKIILPERKKLSDYEKKIMAELQAKGVKIEQLGMESTSNNYIEVDKEKAYVGGHNLSKNSMDQTRGFGTIASHPEMLTIARKGFGEHWLMAALDQAKDTINVEKKFMSDGDRTLNSLLKSMAKKGVHVVITTGNYEGGVMKLELDSLNKSLRSVAALDPEKDKEAIAKFFNQYYDQDKAIAQQTRLKNALASLKPGEELIEGKQKDPDTIIKNTVTVDGKEVEFGDSKDSGEKAVMMDGLAGFGMLAGGFDVGGGLFEEKPEEFSDAEDQFLYHQVVDTE, via the coding sequence GACAGCGCCGAGATAAGCGGCACCCCTGAAAGCAAGCCCCAGGACATCAAGGATACGGGCCCCACGCCGGAAATCATCGTGATGCGGGAAAAAGGCCTGGAGACCCTCATCGAAACCATCAATGACGCCAAGAAGTCCATTGATGTCCATATCTATATCATCACGGCCAACACGCCGAAGCTCATGGACGCCTTCAAGGACGCCCTCAAGCGCGGAGTGAAGGTGCGTCTCATGGTGGAGGACGACCCCTTCTACTGGGCTGAGTTCAAGTCCAACCCCAGCGAGAAGGCCGTCAAAGAGCTCGTGGAAGCCGGCGCCGAGTACAAGCCCGACAACCCTGTCTTCTCAAAGAACAGGGTCACCCATGAGAAGAGCATGGTCTTTGACGGCAAGAAAGCCCTTATCCTCACCGGCAACCTTGGAAGCACCACCTTTGACAAGAACCTTGACCTTGGCGCCATCGTCATCAATAATCCCAAGGTCGTTGACCAGGTCCAGACAATCTTCAATTCTGACTGGGAGAGGGTCCCCCTCCCCGAGATGGAGGACGTGAACCTCGTGATAAGCCCCGACAACGCGAGAGAGAAGCTCGAAGGCCTCATCGGCGGCGCCAAGAAGTCGATCCACGTGCTCCAGCAGGGCTTCTCGGACAAGGACATCATCGCCCTCCTGGGCAAGAAGCTCAAGGAAGGCGTCGAGACGGAGCTTACCCTTACCGACCCGGGCGTTGCCCAGTACAACATGCAGTCAGGAGCGTACCTGGCGCTCCGCGGCGCCAAGGTGAAATTCCTCACCTCGCCTTACATTCATGCGAAGGCCATCGCCGTTGACTCCGATGAAAAAGGTGAAGGCAACAAGACTTACGTGGGATCACAGAACTTCAGCTTCTCCGCCATCAGCAAGAACAGGGAGCTCGGTTACATTTTCTCCGACAAGGGAGGCCAGCTCGACGCCATCATAGACCGTTACGGCGCCAAGGGATTCGACATCCCCTCGAAGATGATTGTCTCCGACAACGGCGTCATCGGCCAATCTATGAACGCCGCCATAAGGACCGCCGAGGAATCCATCACCGTCGAGACAAACCTCTTCTCCGACAAGCAGGTGCGCACGGGCCTCTGCAAGGCTGCGGAAAACGGCGTGAAAGTGCGGGTCATGATGCCGCAGAATCCCTTCCCGTGGGATCCCAACTGCAAGTTCAACATTGAGAGCGCCGAGGAGCTCAAGAAGGCCGGCGTGGAGGTCCAGTGGAGCGACGATACTTACAAGTCGATGCAGGGCACCTGCATGGTCGTTGACGGGAAAGAAGCCATCATGTTCCCCGACAACATCTCGGGGTCAGCTTTCAGGAACAACGTGAACTACGGCGTGATAGATATCAACGAGAAGGAAGTGGCCGACATCCAGGCTCAGCTTGACGCCGATTGGGGAGGAAAAGGGAAGAAGAAGACCGATACCGCCGAGGCGGGCGCCGCAACACCCACCTCTGAGCTTGTTTCAAGCCCCGGCAACGCCCGCTCGCAGCTTACCAACCTTCTCAAGAGCGCCACATCCGGCATCCTCATCGAGACCAAGGAGGTCTCCGACGCCGAAGTGGCAAAGATACTGAAGGAAAAGGCAGGCCAGGGCATCCCGGTGAAGATCATCCTGCCTGAAAGGAAGAAGCTTTCAGATTACGAGAAAAAGATCATGGCAGAGCTCCAGGCCAAGGGCGTGAAGATCGAGCAGCTCGGCATGGAATCCACGAGCAACAACTACATCGAGGTGGACAAGGAAAAGGCTTACGTGGGAGGGCACAACCTGTCCAAGAACTCCATGGACCAGACAAGGGGCTTCGGCACCATTGCGAGCCACCCGGAGATGCTCACCATCGCCCGCAAGGGCTTCGGCGAGCACTGGCTCATGGCAGCGCTTGATCAGGCCAAGGATACCATCAACGTGGAGAAGAAATTCATGAGTGACGGCGACAGGACCCTCAACAGCCTCCTCAAGAGCATGGCCAAGAAAGGCGTCCACGTGGTGATTACGACAGGGAACTACGAAGGTGGCGTCATGAAGCTCGAGCTCGACTCCCTCAACAAGTCGCTCCGCAGCGTGGCGGCCCTTGACCCCGAGAAGGACAAGGAGGCCATTGCCAAGTTCTTCAACCAGTACTATGACCAGGACAAAGCCATCGCCCAGCAGACCAGGCTGAAGAATGCCCTCGCATCCCTCAAGCCCGGCGAGGAGCTCATCGAGGGAAAACAGAAGGATCCCGATACCATCATCAAGAACACCGTCACTGTCGATGGCAAGGAAGTGGAATTCGGCGATTCAAAGGACAGCGGTGAAAAAGCCGTCATGATGGACGGCCTGGCAGGCTTCGGAATGCTCGCCGGCGGCTTTGATGTCGGAGGCGGCCTCTTCGAGGAAAAGCCCGAGGAGTTCTCCGATGCCGAGGACCAGTTCCTCTATCACCAGGTCGTCGATACCGAGTAA
- a CDS encoding NFACT family protein: MDGLTLSIVASELKRCLIPSRMGKILEREGGDLLVPLWAGEEYWLLISPRSPGRVHLVHGKGGPAAAPSSFTMLLRKHLEGLAVMDITQPHLERILMFHLEGKGRSSGGAAKLVVELHTREGNVLLLSGDDRIRGSLHRLPEKRRLDASMYGPPEKPPHKIIPGDITSLSELQAALAGSHERDSLAKAFERVFMGITPALAREMASPEGIEGAVPPASLGEREWNLLYQHWQSLWQRIAERQIAPGIAFDSGGKAAGWGLWQYREFLAFTFKGFATINDLFHEYYQASPPDAPQVPFKASLSQVIESRLKKLRKRGLVLAEDRSRHEGAESLREKGELILLNIQAVKKGDMVLAAENPAGGGPVIVDLDCRLSPSENAGAYFEKYKKGKRALPRIDGRLRETEEELEYLENLKEALSMAESTEDLAGIERELRGEAPPHRAESPPQPSGGPRRFVYRDHEILVGRNPRQNDELSLKMAKATDIWLHARGMPGAHVVIRCRGGERLDDDVLLRGAALAAWFSRGKGSSKVPVSYTQAKNVRKTRHMHPGMVTISGERTLMANPRDEAFLEWMEPSGPQSRSPH; encoded by the coding sequence ATGGACGGGCTTACCCTCTCGATTGTGGCATCAGAGTTAAAGAGATGCCTTATTCCCTCAAGAATGGGAAAAATTCTTGAGCGGGAGGGCGGGGATCTTCTCGTCCCTCTCTGGGCAGGCGAAGAGTATTGGCTCCTCATCTCCCCCCGCTCACCAGGGAGAGTCCATCTCGTTCACGGGAAAGGCGGTCCCGCCGCGGCTCCCTCATCCTTCACGATGCTCCTCAGGAAACACCTGGAAGGACTCGCGGTCATGGACATCACCCAGCCCCACCTGGAGCGCATCCTCATGTTCCATCTCGAGGGGAAAGGAAGAAGCTCCGGCGGGGCCGCAAAACTTGTGGTGGAGCTTCACACCAGAGAAGGGAACGTGCTGCTCCTCTCCGGTGATGACAGGATAAGAGGCTCCCTTCATCGCCTCCCGGAAAAGCGCCGCCTCGATGCCTCAATGTACGGGCCTCCCGAAAAGCCTCCCCATAAAATAATTCCCGGGGACATCACTTCCCTTTCAGAGCTCCAGGCTGCCCTGGCAGGCTCCCATGAAAGAGATTCCCTTGCAAAAGCTTTTGAAAGGGTCTTCATGGGGATAACGCCGGCTCTCGCGCGGGAGATGGCGTCGCCTGAAGGGATTGAAGGAGCCGTGCCTCCTGCCTCACTCGGGGAAAGGGAGTGGAATCTCCTCTACCAGCACTGGCAGTCCCTGTGGCAGCGGATAGCAGAGAGGCAGATTGCGCCGGGAATAGCCTTCGACAGCGGAGGAAAAGCAGCAGGCTGGGGGCTCTGGCAGTACAGGGAATTTCTCGCTTTCACCTTTAAAGGCTTTGCCACCATCAACGACCTTTTCCATGAGTATTACCAGGCATCGCCGCCCGATGCGCCCCAGGTGCCCTTCAAGGCATCGCTTTCACAGGTTATTGAAAGCCGCCTGAAAAAGCTCCGGAAGCGCGGGCTGGTCCTTGCAGAAGACCGCTCCCGCCACGAGGGGGCCGAGTCTTTACGTGAGAAGGGAGAGCTCATACTCCTCAATATACAGGCCGTCAAGAAGGGTGACATGGTTCTTGCGGCGGAAAACCCCGCAGGCGGCGGGCCGGTGATCGTCGATCTTGACTGCCGGCTCTCGCCGTCGGAAAATGCCGGAGCCTACTTTGAAAAGTACAAGAAGGGCAAGCGGGCTCTCCCCCGCATTGACGGGCGCCTGAGGGAGACAGAAGAGGAGCTTGAGTACCTTGAGAACCTGAAAGAGGCCCTGTCCATGGCGGAAAGCACGGAAGACCTTGCGGGAATCGAGAGGGAGCTCAGGGGGGAAGCCCCTCCCCACAGAGCAGAAAGCCCTCCTCAGCCATCGGGAGGGCCGAGACGGTTTGTCTACAGGGACCATGAGATACTCGTGGGGAGAAACCCGCGCCAGAATGACGAGCTCTCCCTGAAGATGGCAAAAGCCACCGATATCTGGCTCCATGCCCGCGGGATGCCAGGCGCCCATGTGGTCATCAGGTGCCGCGGCGGGGAGCGCCTGGACGATGACGTGCTCCTCAGGGGTGCCGCCCTTGCCGCGTGGTTTTCCCGGGGCAAAGGCTCGTCAAAAGTGCCCGTGTCCTACACGCAGGCAAAGAACGTGAGAAAGACAAGGCACATGCATCCCGGCATGGTGACCATCAGCGGGGAGAGGACCCTGATGGCAAATCCCCGCGACGAGGCCTTTCTTGAGTGGATGGAGCCTAGTGGACCTCAAAGCCGCAGTCCACATTGA
- a CDS encoding radical SAM protein: MSFPFKPKIVGWELTKRCNFQCLHCGTPAGAPRENELTLEESLKLIDDLAGLGCEVLTLSGGEPLMHPHWDKFAHRLREKGIDPYMITNGYYLEENIEKILATPLRRIGLSIDGTAEIHDHIRQHPGSYERALRGARRAKEKGIAVGVVTHVSRYNFDALDEMERVFRGVPMDFWQIQVTFLSGRMKEHGESVLEPSELPRVAAFVEKARIGRDMLVCAGDNLGYYSCRDIVDKPWKGCHAGRWVLGIESDGTLKGCLSLPGEFREGNIRTRPLGELWEDRSLFKLNRYFNPDDLAGYCSECDKKLDCRGGCKVTAFSSTGNAFDNPYCLYRVEKEASCGGGSPKHV; encoded by the coding sequence ATGAGTTTTCCTTTTAAGCCCAAGATAGTCGGATGGGAGCTCACCAAGCGCTGCAACTTTCAGTGCCTTCACTGCGGCACCCCTGCCGGCGCTCCCCGCGAGAATGAGCTCACACTGGAAGAGAGCCTTAAGCTTATTGACGACCTTGCCGGGCTTGGATGCGAGGTCCTTACCCTCTCGGGAGGCGAGCCTCTCATGCACCCCCACTGGGATAAATTTGCCCACCGCCTCAGAGAAAAAGGCATCGATCCTTACATGATTACCAATGGATACTATCTGGAAGAGAATATAGAGAAGATCCTGGCCACCCCTCTGAGGAGGATAGGCCTTTCCATCGACGGCACCGCCGAGATACATGATCACATCAGGCAGCATCCAGGCTCGTACGAGAGGGCCCTCAGGGGCGCAAGGCGTGCCAAGGAGAAAGGTATTGCCGTGGGTGTCGTCACCCATGTCTCCCGGTATAACTTTGATGCCCTTGACGAGATGGAGCGGGTCTTCAGGGGCGTGCCCATGGATTTCTGGCAGATCCAGGTGACTTTTCTGTCGGGGAGGATGAAGGAGCATGGCGAATCGGTCCTCGAGCCCTCTGAGCTTCCCCGCGTGGCTGCCTTTGTAGAGAAAGCCCGCATCGGGAGGGATATGCTTGTCTGTGCAGGCGACAACCTCGGCTATTACTCGTGCCGCGACATCGTGGACAAGCCATGGAAAGGCTGCCATGCCGGCCGCTGGGTTCTGGGCATTGAATCAGACGGCACCCTCAAGGGGTGTCTCTCGCTGCCGGGAGAGTTCAGGGAGGGCAACATCCGCACCAGGCCCCTCGGGGAGCTCTGGGAAGACCGGTCCCTCTTCAAGCTCAACCGCTATTTCAATCCTGATGATCTCGCAGGATACTGCAGCGAGTGCGACAAGAAGCTTGACTGCCGCGGCGGGTGCAAGGTGACGGCATTTTCCTCGACGGGAAATGCCTTTGACAACCCCTACTGCCTGTACCGCGTCGAAAAGGAGGCCTCCTGCGGCGGGGGGAGCCCGAAGCATGTATGA
- a CDS encoding VOC family protein: MHLKGLDHIGIVVRNINESILFYRNIMGFVPGEIEDIREKHMKIVKLRKGDLVIELLEPDNKEAPPSTFGLKHIAFHCDDIDEFVKDAVKNKLRLLTAAPMEHDNDRFVFFSATDGEFIEVMERKE; the protein is encoded by the coding sequence ATGCACTTGAAAGGTCTTGACCATATCGGCATCGTGGTAAGGAACATTAACGAGAGTATCCTGTTTTACCGCAATATAATGGGCTTTGTTCCAGGGGAGATCGAGGACATAAGGGAAAAGCACATGAAGATCGTGAAGCTCCGCAAGGGCGACCTTGTCATCGAGCTTCTTGAGCCCGACAATAAGGAGGCGCCCCCTTCCACCTTCGGCCTCAAGCACATCGCCTTTCATTGCGACGATATCGACGAGTTTGTCAAGGATGCCGTAAAGAATAAGCTGAGGCTCCTCACGGCGGCCCCGATGGAGCACGACAATGATCGCTTCGTCTTTTTCTCGGCTACTGACGGTGAATTCATCGAGGTGATGGAACGGAAGGAGTGA
- a CDS encoding MFS transporter yields MNILLKNRNFALLWSGQSVSSLGTWINFVGLNAYIYHLTGSGKILGTFFLIRILPALFFGSLGGILADRYDKRIIMILCDAVRAVTVLAFVVTDNLAAFFIIGFILSSLDKIYLAASGALVPDIVKKDDILASNSLSRMSYSVITVFGPAIGGVLIGFWGYKAVFVIDSATFFFSVATLLLISHGARRTGEAKEQVKTSVADELRDTFRFLAGSTVLLTFTLLRVLDGLGSGSYNTIMPVFAASVPMGQGSFYGYLIAFWGGGTFLGSLLVTYLRKNTAIRTDNLFCGATILMACGMGGTFLTGEKAISLLSITIGGIGDGISSVLFNTLLMELPPKELRGKIFGSISSLFYVVAGTGMFLAGLCLDYVKYVHITTAGSLLIIAGTLVVWWILMATRRKEHKTPQ; encoded by the coding sequence ATGAATATCCTGCTGAAAAACCGAAACTTCGCCCTCCTCTGGTCCGGCCAGTCAGTCTCAAGCCTTGGCACCTGGATCAACTTCGTGGGACTCAATGCCTATATCTACCACCTGACGGGCTCAGGAAAGATTCTGGGAACCTTCTTCCTGATCCGCATCCTGCCGGCCCTCTTTTTCGGGTCCCTCGGCGGCATCCTCGCTGACCGCTACGACAAGAGAATCATCATGATCCTCTGTGATGCCGTGAGGGCTGTGACGGTCCTCGCCTTCGTGGTGACAGACAACCTGGCGGCCTTTTTCATCATCGGCTTTATCCTCTCCTCCCTCGACAAGATTTACCTCGCCGCAAGCGGCGCCTTGGTGCCCGATATTGTCAAAAAGGATGATATCCTGGCGAGCAATTCCCTCAGCAGGATGTCCTACTCCGTCATCACGGTCTTCGGACCCGCCATTGGAGGAGTCCTCATCGGGTTCTGGGGTTATAAGGCTGTCTTTGTCATTGACTCGGCGACATTTTTTTTCTCCGTAGCAACACTGCTCCTCATCAGCCATGGAGCGAGAAGGACCGGGGAAGCAAAGGAGCAGGTGAAGACTTCGGTAGCTGACGAGCTCCGGGACACCTTCCGCTTTCTTGCGGGTTCCACGGTTCTTCTCACCTTCACGCTGCTGCGTGTCCTTGACGGCCTAGGAAGCGGGTCTTACAACACTATCATGCCAGTATTTGCCGCAAGCGTTCCCATGGGTCAGGGGAGCTTTTACGGCTATCTTATCGCTTTCTGGGGAGGCGGGACTTTCCTGGGATCACTGCTGGTCACTTACCTGAGAAAGAATACCGCGATTCGCACCGATAATCTCTTCTGCGGCGCCACCATCCTGATGGCCTGCGGCATGGGAGGGACATTCCTTACCGGAGAGAAGGCCATATCTCTCCTCTCCATCACTATCGGGGGGATAGGCGACGGCATCTCGAGCGTCCTTTTCAATACCCTTCTCATGGAGCTCCCGCCCAAGGAGCTGAGGGGAAAAATATTCGGAAGCATCAGCTCCCTTTTTTACGTTGTGGCGGGAACGGGGATGTTCCTGGCAGGATTGTGCCTCGACTATGTGAAATACGTTCATATCACCACGGCAGGAAGCCTCCTTATCATCGCGGGCACGCTCGTGGTGTGGTGGATTCTGATGGCCACAAGAAGAAAGGAGCACAAGACACCCCAATGA
- a CDS encoding pitrilysin family protein translates to MYEVAEGTVTFQREPVPALFARLPQCNTFSLIVSFHDGVAFEEDDEWGMAHFLEHLTLQGTPEYPSLTALSGVLEAQGGKISAFSTRDTVSYWAKVPSWALDDAFTLLGKVLAPAEFDDGKVASERSIVFSEIDRESSTFRLSHGLMAEGSLMAPSRISRYPLGSRESLGRFTAGQCAAYRKRVYCSENAFISGAGSYEESSLKRGLEGLVEALPCGEARERRDEKVHMVRRAPFSRFECPGISQVNLVAGWLLAMESDEQWVVAGLLNTLLGTGFTSLLYRALREERRLTYLVSTQLRFYRRTGTFRISLDVKPEDAGEALEVIGGVIEKVKRGAFSGEELKAAQARMWGSLVLRLEDTYEYALFLNRRLGAAAGPMRLREVKDAIFSIEGSDLADCAASLLIDDRMLVSAASSREALDKITIRKGGSRNALERS, encoded by the coding sequence ATGTATGAGGTGGCAGAAGGGACCGTCACCTTCCAGAGGGAGCCCGTGCCTGCCCTTTTCGCCCGCCTCCCGCAGTGCAATACCTTCTCCCTGATAGTGTCCTTCCACGACGGCGTAGCCTTCGAGGAGGATGATGAGTGGGGCATGGCGCACTTTCTGGAGCATCTCACCCTCCAGGGCACGCCGGAGTACCCGTCGCTCACCGCGCTCTCAGGCGTACTCGAGGCCCAGGGGGGAAAGATATCGGCCTTCTCCACGAGGGACACGGTGAGTTACTGGGCAAAGGTGCCCTCGTGGGCTCTCGACGACGCCTTTACCCTCCTCGGGAAGGTCCTGGCCCCGGCAGAGTTTGATGACGGGAAGGTGGCCTCAGAGCGCTCCATAGTGTTCTCGGAGATTGACCGCGAGAGCTCAACATTCAGGCTTTCCCATGGCCTCATGGCCGAAGGGAGCCTCATGGCACCCTCAAGGATAAGCCGTTATCCCCTTGGCTCCAGGGAGAGCCTCGGCCGTTTCACCGCGGGGCAGTGCGCCGCTTACCGGAAAAGGGTGTATTGCAGCGAAAATGCTTTTATCTCGGGAGCAGGCTCCTATGAGGAGAGCTCATTAAAGAGAGGGCTCGAGGGCCTGGTGGAAGCGCTACCCTGCGGGGAAGCCAGGGAGCGCAGGGATGAAAAGGTGCACATGGTGAGGAGAGCCCCCTTCTCCCGCTTCGAATGCCCGGGGATCTCGCAGGTGAACCTTGTGGCGGGGTGGCTCCTTGCCATGGAAAGCGATGAACAGTGGGTCGTGGCAGGCCTTCTCAATACGCTCCTTGGAACGGGCTTCACGTCGCTCCTCTACCGGGCCCTAAGGGAAGAGCGCCGCCTCACGTACCTCGTGAGCACGCAGCTCAGATTTTACCGAAGGACCGGCACCTTCAGGATCTCGCTTGATGTGAAGCCTGAAGATGCGGGAGAGGCCCTGGAGGTCATTGGAGGGGTGATAGAAAAGGTGAAAAGGGGAGCCTTTTCCGGCGAGGAGCTTAAAGCGGCGCAGGCCCGCATGTGGGGGAGCCTTGTGCTCCGCCTTGAGGATACCTATGAGTACGCCCTCTTTCTCAACAGGCGCCTCGGTGCCGCGGCGGGCCCCATGAGGCTCCGGGAGGTGAAGGATGCCATTTTTTCCATTGAGGGCTCTGACCTTGCCGACTGCGCCGCATCATTGCTCATTGACGATCGCATGCTGGTAAGCGCAGCCTCAAGCCGGGAGGCTCTTGATAAAATCACCATCAGAAAGGGAGGTTCGAGAAATGCACTTGAAAGGTCTTGA